A genomic region of Dickeya solani IPO 2222 contains the following coding sequences:
- a CDS encoding non-ribosomal peptide synthetase, whose product MIDFDGLLQTLDEANIALSLDGESLVVKAAKGSLTPDIKAALREHKPALVDALRQGRDLSPQGGNSGSRVPANRIAPETTHLTPEMLPLIDLTEADIAHIVASVPGGVANVQDIYALTPLQDGILFLHQLSDKGDPYLQFARISLANREVMTQYVEAVQHTINRHDILRTAFFSRGLSRSAQVVLRHARVQVTEVELDPTNGPVMDQLVERYHPSHYRIDLTQAPLLSLYVAQDRQSGRWEMLMLLHHLIDDIASLQIMIRDITAFIMGRGQLLPAPQPFRRLIARIRAGASDIQHELFFRQMLGDIDAPTLAFGMANGAVDSASVVERRQNVEPAIVARLRAHARRLGVSMGSLCHLVWGQVMARASDSDTVVFGTILLGRLQAGEGADQIMGPFINTLPIRLDLGNVGVEDSVRLTHKRLAALLDHEHAALSLVQRCSGIAPPTALFNVLFNYRHNQQAEDESVDVSGERDDVEWHGFEERTDYPLTVSVDDFGETLRLNVLAAAPLSAQRIIGYLQQTMKSLADALDSNPATPMHALDILPAGERTRLLVDWNATAASYPANEPVHRLFEQQAARTPDAIAVIDGEAQMSYCRLNQRANQLAQVLVAHGVQPGDFVALLLPRGSALLAATLAILKAGATYVPLDPLAPPERLSWVIEDCSARLLISDAHHALAADIDLPVIDVDSAEVVQASDAAVDVQTAAAAPAYIIYTSGSTGIPKGVLVPHYAINRLVINSGVGVFAPGDRMALAANTAFDASTLEIWAPLLNGGTCVVIDQDTLLTPARLVRTLQHHRVNQMWLTVGLFNQLYSELAPVIAQFTSLFIGGDALDPNIIAQVLRTTPSAKLVNGYGPTETTTFATTYPIHDVAANAASIPIGRPIGNTQLYVLDKHQHPAPLGAIGELYIGGDGVALGYLNRADLTAERFVANPFVADPHARLYRTGDLVRYQDDGNLVFVGRNDQQVKLRGFRIELGEIEARLAEHPHVDNALVLAVDNGSGKRLVAYVVSAGLQASETALQDYLSEHLPDYMVPARIVALAQFPLTANGKVDRKALPAVEFSDTAAYRAPRNAREAVLCELYAELLQHPHIGIDDDFFAMGGHSILATGLIGRIRARLGIELPVRLLFENPTVASLAKQLDEQINVRQALSKVEPRPDPLPVSYGQQLMWVGQNTRGDNSSLNTPIVVSLEGELDQAALTAALYDLVERHETLRTRFGMVDGQPVQVVEPFADVHIDIPYTEVSAEQAHQAVFTAITSVFDLSVDLPFRPSILRVGPQAHILVMLFHHIACDAFSLAPLTRDLTHAYQARLAGYAPQFAPLPVQYADYAVWHRELLGDPNDPNSLFAEQLAYWKTTLAGLPATLALPEDYPRPVKPSYRGEMLPLQIDARLHRRLSALARERNMTLSMVLQAALGIYYTRLGAGEDIPLGAVSAGRSDDALNDLVGCFLTQWVMRVDTSGDPRVNEVLERVRTQALSSYGHQDIPYLKLVGELLPVRSPSHYPLFQTMMILQNAPSETFDIPGLAAQVYPVHSGNAKWDLYFMLYEKYSDEGEPLGMDGILEYAVDLFRRETAERMAAGYLATLEAMVSTPDSPIGQLNVVNHPAPAFEAGAKPRPATRSAPAATADFKPLITLQKGTANSTPLFCVPGAGAGVTDFIPFVQALPGGQPVYGLLPKGIDGVGVPDLSVEAAAARNLAAIRQAGIGETMPVHLLGHSFGGQVAFEMASRLAAQGCRVASLTLIDSEAPLGSKDAAVAPSLAECMREYVESIGFNVETTLDIDESLYARHDIEQVLSTVHQYLHRAGKIPANSSSRLLQGSWQTFYAARQTHYLPAARYHGQVNLIQVRDPWMNPDEDLNRRREDAVGWGRWAEELEIIAGPAQHFTVLKAPHVIELVRWWLQFVHVGADQ is encoded by the coding sequence ATGATCGATTTCGATGGCCTTTTGCAGACACTGGATGAGGCCAACATCGCCTTATCGCTGGATGGTGAATCTCTGGTCGTCAAGGCAGCGAAGGGGTCGTTGACCCCTGATATCAAGGCGGCGTTGCGAGAGCACAAACCTGCTCTCGTCGACGCACTGCGTCAGGGAAGAGATTTATCCCCGCAAGGCGGGAATAGCGGCTCAAGGGTACCGGCGAATCGGATCGCTCCAGAGACCACCCACCTGACGCCAGAGATGTTGCCGCTGATTGATCTCACTGAGGCTGATATCGCGCATATTGTTGCCAGCGTGCCGGGCGGCGTAGCGAATGTGCAGGATATCTACGCATTGACGCCGTTGCAGGACGGGATCCTCTTTCTGCACCAGTTGAGCGACAAGGGGGACCCTTACCTACAGTTTGCCAGGATCTCTCTGGCTAACCGTGAGGTGATGACGCAATACGTGGAGGCGGTTCAGCACACCATTAACCGGCATGACATTCTGCGCACGGCGTTTTTCTCGCGCGGTTTGTCGCGCTCGGCACAGGTGGTGCTGCGTCACGCACGCGTGCAGGTCACGGAAGTTGAACTTGACCCGACCAATGGCCCTGTCATGGACCAATTGGTCGAACGCTATCATCCATCGCATTACCGTATTGACCTGACTCAGGCGCCGCTGCTGAGTCTGTATGTCGCTCAGGACCGGCAAAGCGGGCGCTGGGAAATGCTCATGCTGCTGCATCACCTGATCGATGATATCGCCTCGTTGCAGATCATGATCCGCGATATTACGGCCTTTATCATGGGCCGTGGTCAGCTATTGCCCGCGCCGCAACCGTTCCGCCGTCTGATCGCCAGGATACGCGCAGGGGCGTCAGATATTCAGCACGAGCTCTTCTTCCGCCAGATGCTGGGTGACATTGATGCGCCGACGCTCGCGTTCGGCATGGCTAATGGGGCGGTGGACAGCGCCAGCGTTGTTGAGCGGCGCCAGAATGTAGAACCGGCTATCGTCGCGCGTTTGCGTGCTCATGCGCGCCGTCTTGGCGTCAGTATGGGGAGCCTCTGTCATCTGGTGTGGGGGCAGGTGATGGCACGCGCCAGCGACAGCGATACGGTGGTGTTCGGTACCATTCTGCTTGGCCGGTTGCAGGCCGGCGAGGGTGCCGATCAGATCATGGGGCCGTTCATTAATACGCTGCCGATCCGCCTGGATCTGGGGAATGTCGGCGTGGAAGACAGTGTCCGTTTGACGCATAAGCGTCTGGCGGCATTATTGGATCATGAACATGCCGCTCTCAGTCTGGTTCAGCGTTGCAGCGGTATTGCGCCGCCAACGGCCTTGTTCAATGTGCTGTTCAACTACCGCCATAATCAGCAGGCGGAAGACGAAAGCGTTGATGTTTCCGGTGAACGTGATGACGTGGAATGGCACGGCTTTGAAGAGCGCACCGATTACCCGCTGACCGTGTCGGTGGATGACTTCGGTGAGACGTTGCGTCTGAACGTACTCGCGGCAGCGCCGTTGTCTGCGCAACGGATTATTGGCTATCTCCAGCAGACCATGAAAAGCCTTGCCGATGCGCTGGACAGCAACCCCGCTACGCCAATGCATGCGCTGGACATCCTGCCCGCCGGCGAGCGCACGCGCCTGCTGGTTGACTGGAACGCGACGGCAGCCTCTTATCCCGCGAATGAACCTGTTCACCGGTTATTCGAGCAACAGGCGGCTCGCACGCCAGACGCGATTGCGGTCATCGACGGCGAAGCGCAGATGAGCTATTGCCGCCTGAATCAGCGCGCCAACCAACTGGCGCAGGTGCTGGTAGCCCACGGGGTACAGCCGGGGGATTTTGTGGCGTTATTGCTGCCGCGTGGCAGCGCATTGCTGGCGGCGACGCTTGCTATACTCAAGGCGGGCGCGACTTACGTGCCGCTGGACCCACTGGCGCCGCCAGAGCGCTTAAGCTGGGTTATCGAGGATTGCTCCGCTCGCCTCCTGATCAGCGACGCCCATCACGCGCTGGCGGCAGACATCGATCTGCCGGTGATTGATGTCGATAGCGCTGAGGTGGTGCAGGCGAGTGATGCCGCCGTCGATGTGCAGACTGCCGCCGCCGCGCCGGCTTATATCATCTACACCTCCGGCTCGACCGGGATACCGAAAGGCGTATTGGTGCCGCATTACGCTATCAATCGGCTGGTGATTAATAGCGGCGTCGGCGTGTTTGCGCCGGGCGATCGCATGGCCCTTGCCGCCAACACCGCCTTTGATGCGAGCACGTTGGAAATTTGGGCGCCGTTGCTCAATGGCGGCACCTGCGTGGTGATTGATCAGGATACCTTGCTCACGCCGGCACGGCTGGTGCGCACGCTTCAGCATCATCGCGTGAACCAGATGTGGCTGACCGTGGGCTTGTTCAACCAGCTGTATAGCGAACTGGCCCCGGTGATCGCGCAGTTCACGTCTCTGTTTATCGGCGGTGATGCGCTCGATCCGAACATCATTGCCCAGGTGCTGCGCACGACGCCATCGGCGAAGCTGGTCAATGGCTACGGCCCGACTGAAACCACCACCTTTGCCACCACCTACCCGATCCATGACGTTGCGGCCAATGCGGCCAGCATTCCCATCGGGCGTCCCATCGGCAATACCCAGCTCTACGTGCTGGATAAGCATCAGCATCCCGCGCCATTAGGCGCCATTGGCGAGCTGTATATCGGCGGGGACGGCGTCGCGCTGGGGTATCTGAATCGTGCCGATCTGACCGCTGAACGTTTCGTTGCCAATCCGTTTGTGGCTGACCCGCACGCCCGCCTGTATCGCACCGGCGATCTGGTGCGCTATCAGGACGATGGCAACCTTGTCTTTGTGGGGCGTAACGATCAACAGGTCAAGCTGCGCGGTTTTCGTATTGAGCTGGGTGAGATAGAGGCGCGTCTGGCCGAACATCCGCACGTCGATAACGCGTTGGTGCTGGCGGTGGATAACGGCAGCGGCAAGCGTCTGGTCGCCTACGTGGTTAGCGCTGGTCTGCAAGCGTCTGAGACGGCGTTGCAGGATTATCTGAGTGAGCACTTACCTGACTATATGGTGCCGGCGCGTATCGTGGCGCTGGCGCAATTCCCGCTGACCGCTAACGGGAAAGTGGATCGCAAGGCGCTGCCGGCGGTTGAATTCAGTGATACCGCCGCCTATCGGGCACCGCGTAATGCGCGCGAAGCGGTGCTGTGCGAGCTGTATGCCGAATTACTCCAGCATCCGCACATCGGCATTGACGATGACTTCTTTGCGATGGGCGGACACTCGATTCTGGCCACCGGATTGATCGGACGTATTCGTGCCAGACTGGGTATTGAGCTGCCGGTGCGGCTGCTATTTGAAAATCCTACGGTGGCCAGTCTGGCGAAGCAGCTTGATGAGCAGATCAACGTCCGCCAGGCGTTAAGTAAGGTCGAGCCGCGCCCCGATCCCCTGCCGGTGTCCTACGGCCAGCAGCTGATGTGGGTTGGGCAGAACACGCGTGGTGATAATTCATCACTCAATACGCCGATTGTCGTCTCGCTTGAGGGCGAGCTGGATCAGGCGGCGTTAACGGCGGCGCTGTACGACCTGGTGGAACGTCATGAAACGCTGCGTACCCGTTTTGGCATGGTGGATGGGCAACCGGTGCAGGTGGTCGAGCCATTCGCCGATGTCCATATCGATATCCCGTACACGGAAGTGAGCGCAGAGCAGGCGCATCAGGCGGTATTTACCGCGATTACCTCGGTGTTCGATCTGTCGGTTGATCTGCCGTTCCGTCCTTCGATACTCCGGGTTGGACCGCAGGCGCACATTCTGGTGATGCTATTCCACCATATTGCCTGTGACGCGTTTTCGCTGGCGCCGCTGACACGGGATCTCACGCATGCCTATCAGGCACGTCTCGCCGGTTACGCGCCGCAGTTCGCCCCGTTGCCGGTGCAATATGCCGACTACGCGGTGTGGCATCGTGAGCTGCTCGGCGATCCTAATGATCCGAACAGCCTGTTTGCAGAACAGTTGGCGTACTGGAAGACAACACTCGCGGGCTTACCTGCGACGCTCGCGCTGCCGGAAGATTACCCGCGCCCGGTAAAACCCAGCTATCGCGGCGAGATGTTGCCTTTGCAGATCGATGCCCGTTTGCACCGGCGTTTGAGTGCCCTTGCGCGTGAGCGCAACATGACGTTGTCGATGGTATTGCAGGCGGCGCTGGGTATCTATTACACCCGGTTGGGCGCAGGTGAGGATATCCCGCTTGGTGCGGTTTCCGCGGGGCGTAGCGACGACGCGCTGAATGATCTGGTGGGATGCTTCCTGACGCAATGGGTCATGCGTGTTGATACCTCCGGGGATCCCCGTGTTAATGAGGTGCTCGAACGGGTACGCACACAGGCGTTAAGCTCGTATGGTCATCAGGATATTCCTTACCTGAAGCTGGTCGGCGAGTTATTGCCGGTGCGCTCGCCGTCGCATTATCCGCTGTTCCAGACCATGATGATCCTGCAAAACGCGCCATCGGAAACCTTTGATATCCCCGGCCTCGCGGCGCAGGTATACCCAGTCCACAGCGGTAACGCCAAGTGGGATCTCTATTTCATGCTGTACGAAAAATATAGCGATGAAGGTGAACCGCTGGGGATGGATGGCATTCTGGAATATGCCGTCGACCTGTTTCGCCGTGAAACGGCCGAGCGTATGGCTGCCGGCTATCTCGCCACGCTTGAAGCGATGGTTTCCACTCCGGATTCACCGATCGGTCAGCTCAATGTGGTCAACCATCCGGCACCCGCTTTTGAGGCTGGCGCAAAGCCACGCCCGGCGACACGTTCAGCCCCCGCGGCGACGGCTGATTTCAAGCCGCTAATCACCTTGCAAAAAGGCACAGCCAATAGCACGCCGCTGTTTTGTGTGCCGGGTGCCGGAGCGGGCGTCACGGATTTCATACCGTTCGTACAGGCGTTGCCCGGCGGGCAGCCGGTTTATGGCCTGCTGCCTAAAGGGATTGATGGTGTTGGCGTGCCGGATCTGTCGGTTGAGGCGGCGGCTGCCCGTAACCTTGCGGCTATTCGTCAGGCGGGTATCGGTGAAACGATGCCCGTTCACCTGCTTGGCCACTCTTTTGGCGGGCAGGTGGCGTTCGAAATGGCGAGCCGATTAGCGGCCCAAGGTTGTCGCGTAGCATCGTTGACGCTGATCGATTCAGAAGCGCCTCTTGGCAGCAAGGATGCCGCCGTAGCGCCGAGCCTGGCTGAGTGCATGCGCGAGTATGTCGAAAGCATCGGATTCAATGTAGAGACGACGCTGGATATTGATGAATCCCTTTACGCCCGTCACGACATTGAACAGGTGTTGTCTACGGTGCACCAGTACCTTCATCGCGCGGGGAAAATTCCGGCCAATTCGTCTTCGCGGCTACTGCAAGGCTCGTGGCAAACCTTTTATGCCGCGAGACAAACGCATTATCTACCGGCAGCACGCTACCACGGTCAGGTAAACCTGATACAGGTGCGCGATCCGTGGATGAATCCTGACGAGGATCTTAACCGCCGACGTGAAGATGCGGTGGGATGGGGCCGTTGGGCTGAAGAGCTGGAAATCATCGCGGGGCCGGCGCAGCACTTTACGGTGTTGAAAGCCCCGCATGTTATCGAGCTGGTTCGATGGTGGCTTCAGTTTGTGCATGTGGGTGCGGATCAATAA
- the solI gene encoding solanimycin biosynthesis cytochrome P450 SolI, giving the protein MTKQLQDVFEDINAIPLEKINPASRDRFINAAELPMFERLRREDPVHFTPESEFGPYWSLTLWEDIRVVGNNYRDFTSTQNIDLKSIEEKTKLEAALQALGHERRKSVGFITMDPPEHTKHRKAVTPAVGPSSLAQMEPIMRERAGIILDSLPIGEPFDWVDRVSKELTATVLATLLDFPFEDRRKLTFWSDLLMFEPGHGLVKSWEQKAEETVKCYQVFEALWEKRRNGPPSYDLISMLANHPDTRDMTLEQFRGTVVLLIIGGNDTTRNTISSSLYLLDKYPEEFAKLKANPKLVMPMISETLRFHPPVNFMSRVATHDVEIRGKNIKEGDRVVMWYTSGNRDASAIEDPDTFSIDRERARRHLSFGVGVHACIGSRVAEMQLTVIWEEILKRFSRIEVLEEPERNYSNFLHGFENLKVIIPKA; this is encoded by the coding sequence ATGACTAAACAATTACAGGATGTTTTTGAGGATATCAACGCGATCCCGTTAGAGAAAATCAACCCGGCAAGTCGGGATCGTTTCATTAATGCTGCTGAATTGCCGATGTTCGAGCGTCTCAGACGTGAAGACCCGGTGCATTTCACGCCGGAAAGCGAATTTGGGCCTTACTGGTCGCTCACGCTGTGGGAGGATATTCGCGTTGTTGGAAATAACTATCGCGATTTCACCTCCACTCAGAACATCGATCTGAAATCGATTGAAGAGAAGACCAAACTCGAAGCGGCGCTGCAGGCTTTGGGCCATGAACGACGGAAAAGCGTTGGCTTCATCACGATGGACCCCCCCGAGCATACTAAACACCGCAAGGCGGTAACACCGGCCGTGGGGCCTTCCAGCCTGGCTCAAATGGAGCCGATTATGCGTGAGCGTGCGGGAATTATTCTCGACAGCCTGCCGATCGGCGAACCCTTTGACTGGGTCGATCGGGTATCCAAGGAGCTCACCGCGACAGTCCTGGCGACGCTGCTCGATTTTCCTTTTGAAGATCGCCGTAAGCTGACATTTTGGTCTGACCTGCTGATGTTCGAGCCGGGACATGGCCTGGTGAAAAGCTGGGAGCAAAAGGCAGAAGAAACCGTTAAATGCTATCAAGTCTTTGAGGCGCTGTGGGAAAAACGCCGCAATGGGCCGCCAAGCTATGACCTTATCTCGATGCTGGCGAATCACCCCGACACACGCGATATGACGTTAGAACAGTTCCGCGGTACCGTTGTCCTGCTGATTATCGGTGGTAACGACACGACGCGTAACACTATCTCCAGCAGCCTTTACCTGCTTGATAAATATCCAGAAGAGTTCGCCAAGCTCAAGGCAAATCCTAAGCTGGTGATGCCGATGATATCGGAAACGCTGCGCTTCCACCCCCCGGTTAATTTTATGAGTCGTGTTGCCACCCACGATGTTGAAATCCGTGGCAAAAACATCAAGGAAGGCGATCGTGTCGTCATGTGGTACACGTCCGGTAACCGAGATGCCTCGGCGATTGAAGATCCCGATACCTTCAGCATCGACCGTGAACGCGCCCGCCGGCATCTCTCCTTTGGCGTTGGTGTACATGCCTGCATCGGCAGTCGGGTTGCCGAAATGCAACTGACAGTTATCTGGGAAGAAATTCTCAAGCGTTTTTCCAGAATAGAGGTACTTGAAGAGCCGGAGCGTAATTACTCTAACTTTTTACATGGTTTTGAAAATCTGAAAGTCATCATTCCTAAAGCGTGA
- a CDS encoding MaoC family dehydratase — MHDGNYSNDYLSNDEKYSIGSEVKDVTPPKLYFDDLKVGQVFYSSEYYVSVDEITEFSMKYDPQPFHMDDKLAKDSIFRGLAASGWHTVSITMNLLVKSLPLAHGIIGTGVEKINWLRPTRPGDILRIKAKITEIEVSSSKPDRALMKIHIFTFGQDNRIRQELLGKLLIFRVSDCFASP; from the coding sequence ATGCATGATGGAAATTATTCAAACGACTATTTGAGTAATGATGAAAAATACTCTATAGGAAGCGAAGTTAAGGATGTGACACCACCAAAGCTGTATTTTGATGACCTTAAAGTCGGTCAGGTTTTTTATAGCTCTGAGTATTATGTCAGCGTAGATGAAATAACCGAGTTTTCGATGAAGTATGACCCGCAACCCTTTCATATGGATGATAAACTGGCAAAAGATTCCATCTTCAGAGGCCTGGCCGCGAGCGGCTGGCACACAGTAAGTATTACCATGAATCTACTGGTTAAAAGCTTACCTCTGGCGCACGGTATTATTGGTACAGGGGTTGAGAAGATCAACTGGCTTAGGCCTACCCGACCCGGTGATATATTGAGAATAAAAGCAAAGATTACTGAAATAGAGGTATCCTCTTCCAAGCCGGACAGGGCGTTGATGAAAATCCATATTTTCACTTTTGGTCAGGATAATAGGATTCGTCAAGAGTTACTCGGTAAGCTTCTTATTTTTAGAGTGAGTGATTGTTTTGCGTCGCCTTAA
- the solJ gene encoding solanimycin biosynthesis MBL-fold hydrolase SolJ yields the protein MWLENKIALSALECAISSDDIAVTTLKVNRGRFINNNYMVLNRRISQALLIDPAWEIDTLETALKDANAELAGILITHAHPDHIDLAEYLANKHRCPVWISRKEAASSGFCIPSMRTFEECSWDVAGMLIRPIITPGHTSGSTCYWIGQHVFTGDTLFIEGCGLCSNYADAASLFASIERLKTMLPGKVRIYPGHSYVHPPGLTFEQVFRYNIYLLFDNAEGFIKFRMRQGQNKTGWMAFS from the coding sequence ATGTGGCTGGAAAATAAGATAGCGTTGTCGGCGTTAGAGTGCGCGATTTCATCAGACGATATTGCGGTGACGACGTTAAAGGTCAACCGTGGTCGTTTTATCAATAACAACTATATGGTGCTTAACCGTCGCATTAGCCAGGCATTGCTGATTGATCCCGCGTGGGAAATAGACACACTGGAAACCGCGTTGAAGGATGCCAACGCAGAGCTTGCGGGAATATTGATAACCCATGCTCATCCTGACCATATTGATCTTGCTGAGTATTTGGCAAATAAACATCGTTGCCCGGTGTGGATATCGCGTAAGGAGGCGGCGTCTTCAGGATTCTGTATTCCATCTATGCGTACGTTTGAAGAGTGCTCTTGGGATGTTGCAGGAATGCTTATTCGTCCGATAATTACGCCGGGCCATACGTCAGGAAGTACCTGTTATTGGATCGGTCAGCACGTCTTTACTGGTGATACGCTGTTCATTGAGGGCTGCGGTCTGTGTTCCAATTATGCGGATGCGGCAAGTTTGTTTGCGAGTATTGAACGCCTTAAGACGATGTTACCCGGAAAGGTCCGCATTTATCCTGGGCATAGTTATGTGCATCCACCCGGTTTAACGTTTGAACAAGTATTTCGTTATAACATTTATTTATTATTCGACAATGCGGAAGGTTTTATAAAGTTTCGGATGAGGCAAGGCCAAAATAAGACAGGTTGGATGGCTTTTTCATAG